The sequence CCACGGACGCGGCGGTGCCGCCGGTCGGTGCATCGTGGGAAGTACAGGCCGCCAGGGCCATGGCGCTGGCGAAGAGAAGTGGCAGGCGCATTAGTTTCGTCCTTTGTATGCGTGTGATCGCTGCGAACCGACGGGTCCTTCCATCGATCCCCCTGTGCAGCCCAGGTCGCTCTCGTGCGGACAAGAGACGTCCCGGCTCGCTAACAGGATTATCCGCAGGGCACTCAAGAAGCAACCTGCATCATGATCACAATCGCCCGATTTGCGCCAAGTGGTTCAGATCGCCCTTCAGGCGGTAGCGATCCGGTTCAGGGAAGCGCCCCGGCCTGGCCCGCGCGCCACTCGGCGAGCATGGCCTCTTCCCATTCCTCGAGGCGGTTGGGGCGCCGGGACCAGGTCCGGCCTTGGCCGACCACCCGCGCGGGCACGCCCGCGACGATCGACAGCGCCGGAACATCCGCGGTCACCACGCTGCGCATGCCCACGATGGCGCCGTCGCCGATGCGCACGCCGGGAAGCACCGCACTGCCGCGACCGAGCCAGACATGCCGCCCCAGCACGGTGCGCTTGCGACCTTCGTTGACGATGCGACCCGTCTCCACGTCGACGATGCCGTGCTGGTCCGCCGTCTGCACGAGCACGTCGTCGGAGAACATGCAGTCCTCGCCGCATTCGAAGTCGGAGTCGTCGCACACGATGCGCGCGCCGTTGCCGCTGGTATGGGCGCCGACGACGACGTTCGACGTGCGCCACAGGTGCAGGTTGAATGCGCCGCGCGTGCCGCGCCCGAACGACACGTTCGCATCGTCGTGCCCGAGGTGGATGTGGACGCGGCCGCTCTCGCAGGCCAGTGCGATGTCGACGCGGTGCACGACGTCCTGGCCGCCGTGCCGCGCGATCTTCAGCTTCAGGCGCCCGGCCATGCCCGCGGCGTTGGCGTCGTCGGACAAGCGAAGGATGCAACCCTCGCCGAATCCGCGCGCATCGCATTCGACCCACGCGGGCAACGCGGAGAAGG comes from Lysobacter sp. KIS68-7 and encodes:
- a CDS encoding acyltransferase, giving the protein MFAHAFSALPAWVECDARGFGEGCILRLSDDANAAGMAGRLKLKIARHGGQDVVHRVDIALACESGRVHIHLGHDDANVSFGRGTRGAFNLHLWRTSNVVVGAHTSGNGARIVCDDSDFECGEDCMFSDDVLVQTADQHGIVDVETGRIVNEGRKRTVLGRHVWLGRGSAVLPGVRIGDGAIVGMRSVVTADVPALSIVAGVPARVVGQGRTWSRRPNRLEEWEEAMLAEWRAGQAGALP